One part of the Phycisphaeraceae bacterium genome encodes these proteins:
- the gspG gene encoding type II secretion system major pseudopilin GspG: MNHPPRTASFRPVTAGSRGFTLVEAIVVIIIIGVLATFIAPRLIGRVGQAKHATGEGKASVLATQMKLYLADCGKLPSSGATIAVLFDKPSDVDAAAWKGPYVDNRDALVDPWGKQFILRIPGQQNVDFDVVSYGADGKPGGEGEDADIIKP, encoded by the coding sequence ATGAACCACCCGCCACGCACCGCGTCCTTCCGGCCCGTCACCGCCGGATCCCGCGGCTTCACGCTCGTCGAAGCGATCGTCGTCATCATCATCATCGGCGTTCTCGCGACATTCATCGCGCCGCGACTGATCGGTCGCGTCGGCCAGGCCAAGCACGCCACCGGCGAGGGAAAAGCCTCCGTCCTCGCCACGCAGATGAAGCTCTACCTCGCCGATTGTGGCAAGCTCCCCTCCAGCGGGGCCACCATCGCCGTGCTGTTCGACAAGCCCTCCGATGTCGACGCCGCCGCATGGAAGGGGCCCTACGTCGACAACCGCGATGCCCTGGTCGATCCCTGGGGCAAGCAGTTCATCCTCCGCATCCCCGGCCAGCAGAACGTGGACTTTGACGTGGTCTCCTACGGCGCCGACGGCAAGCCAGGCGGCGAGGGAGAAGACGCCGACATCATCAAGCCCTGA
- a CDS encoding type II secretion system F family protein, which yields MPTFQFQPLSSNGTASELSVIDAPDRAAAVRLLRQRGITPVRIEPVHGASARVEPAARSTEQSEPAPTAVAGTSHAFSLRGTMSRTEMASFVRELSTAVGAGLTLTQAMRTMAKQGHSSRQREMLMFLVGELEHGRSFSDAAQSWGKPFTDLTISLIRAGEASGKLPEVLEQAAALLDKDVKLRRAIIGATTYPMILGVLVVAAVVIVVTVIVPQVLAPFAGQKIVLPLPTRIVSAVAAFFGAWWWLVTMIAIAAALLWPRFYRRPANRLMVDTLLLRIPVLGRLLGDVAVARFTRTLGTLVSAGLPALTALRTTKATLGNKAMEGVIEGVCDEVAAGKTISEPLESAGMFPPLLVQIVSVGERSGRLPQLLSQAADAMESRTDASLKLFTTVLPPLLVVVLAAIVGFVVASIMLPLLQMQDYIR from the coding sequence ATGCCGACATTCCAGTTCCAACCCCTTTCCTCCAATGGCACGGCCTCCGAGCTGTCGGTGATCGATGCGCCCGACCGCGCCGCCGCGGTCCGCCTGCTCCGCCAGCGCGGGATCACGCCCGTTCGCATCGAGCCCGTGCACGGCGCGAGCGCCCGCGTCGAGCCCGCCGCGAGATCGACCGAACAGTCCGAGCCCGCGCCGACCGCAGTCGCCGGCACGTCCCACGCGTTCTCGCTCCGGGGAACGATGTCGCGGACGGAAATGGCGTCGTTCGTCCGCGAACTCTCGACGGCCGTCGGCGCCGGCCTGACGTTGACCCAGGCGATGCGGACTATGGCCAAGCAGGGGCACTCCTCGCGCCAACGCGAGATGCTGATGTTCCTCGTCGGCGAGCTCGAGCACGGCCGCAGTTTCTCCGACGCCGCGCAGTCCTGGGGCAAGCCGTTCACCGATCTGACCATCAGCCTCATCCGCGCCGGCGAGGCCTCGGGCAAACTCCCGGAGGTGCTGGAGCAGGCGGCGGCGCTGCTCGACAAGGACGTCAAGCTGCGTCGCGCGATCATCGGCGCCACGACCTACCCGATGATCCTCGGCGTGCTCGTCGTCGCCGCCGTCGTCATCGTCGTCACAGTGATCGTGCCGCAGGTCCTTGCTCCGTTCGCCGGGCAGAAGATCGTGCTGCCCCTGCCGACGCGGATCGTCTCGGCCGTCGCGGCGTTCTTCGGCGCGTGGTGGTGGCTCGTGACGATGATCGCGATCGCCGCCGCGCTGCTCTGGCCGCGGTTCTACCGCCGGCCGGCCAACCGCCTGATGGTCGACACCCTGCTGCTGCGGATCCCCGTGCTCGGCCGGTTGCTCGGCGACGTCGCCGTCGCCCGGTTCACCCGGACCCTGGGCACGCTGGTCTCCGCGGGCCTGCCGGCCCTCACCGCTCTGCGCACCACAAAGGCAACGCTGGGCAACAAGGCGATGGAGGGCGTGATCGAGGGCGTGTGCGACGAGGTCGCCGCGGGCAAGACAATCTCCGAGCCCCTCGAGAGCGCCGGGATGTTCCCGCCGCTCCTGGTGCAGATCGTCAGCGTCGGCGAGCGGTCCGGCCGCTTGCCGCAGCTCCTCTCCCAGGCCGCCGACGCGATGGAGAGCCGCACGGACGCAAGCCTCAAGCTGTTCACGACGGTCCTGCCGCCGCTGCTCGTGGTCGTCCTTGCCGCGATCGTCGGTTTCGTCGTCGCCTCGATCATGCTTCCGCTGCTGCAGATGCAGGATTACATCAGATAA